The DNA segment CAACGGGTTTGCTCTCGCTTTTGTAGCATCTGAATCAGAGGCCAGTGGCCACTCGATGGTCGGCTCATCAGTTGGTTGATGGCATCCTTCTGACGCTTTAGCTGGCTGGTATCCACGCTCACGCGGATCTCACAGAACTTCCCTTGTTGGGATGGATACTCGCTATTCCAGTTTTTCTTTCCTTTGATATTTCTGGCCAGCAAGATCTGGTGCTCATCCTGACGAACCTTGAGCACGCGAAAACCATCGTCATTTTTACGCTGGGTAGAATCAAGAATCTTGATGTTCTGGTTATCACCGAAGAAGTAGTCCAGATCGGATTTACCGGTATCTTCGCCACCTTCTTTCTCGATCAGCTGAATCCATTTTTCTTCGACACACACTGATTCAAGTTGCCAAACGAGAGCTGGAAATGCGGAGCAGGTAAGAGAGTCGGTATCATTTAATCCTTGGTTAGTACGGCTTTCCAGCATCAGGCTTTGCGCTTGTTTTTTGCCTTCTACACGTAGCTCCCAGTGATCACTTTTCAGGGGTTGTCCCTGACTTTGAAAGTGACCGCAACCCAGTTTCGCCAGTTCTTTATTGGTGACATCTTCCAGCCCGTGTCCATCCAGTTGAGGCCGCGCCCTGAAAACAGCAGCCAACCATTACCCTCTGATTTGGCTTGCCATTGTTTAAGACGAGATTCGTCCAACCCTTTAACCAAGGTGAAAGGCGTGTCTTGCCCGTCAATAGACAGAGTACTGCTGGGCCTCACATGGCCTTGCAGCATCAGACGAGCGTCAATCTGCTTCGTTACCGTACATGGCTGGCCGTCGATATAAACCGATTTTAACTGGTCAAGCTGACGGGCCAATGGACGCAGTTCCAGCTGATAACCGCTCCATGAAATCTGGTCATCATCTAATTCAAGTTCGGGTAAATACAGCTGATGCTCCGAGGCGTTATATCCACCATCGGGGATATCCGTCTCTCGTCGTCCTTTGCCTTTACCTTGCTGAATCGGATCGTTTTCATCCGGTCAAAATCAGCATCAGGTACCTCACCATCGACAGTAAGAATCTCAAACCAGCCTTCCTTGCCGACGACAACTTCTATTTCGCTCACTGGCAACAGTTGCCAGATACTTTTGTCAGGCTTGAGCCGATAACGATTTCTGGCAACAGGCTTCCATTCACAGCGGACTTCCTTGTTCTCCAGTGCCTTGATGCTGTTATTCAGGTAATGCATAAACGGCATCAGGACACTGTTGGTCTGGCTGGCCAGTGTGTCTGCCGAGAAACCTTGTTGTTCAAGGGCTGTAAAAAACGGGTTTTCCATAACAAGGTATCCAGATCATTATTTCACGAAAGGGTTTTCGCCTTCCTGTTTGAGACGGAGCTTTTTACTTTTGAGAGGCTCCAGTGCTTCTGGCTCCACAGAGCTGGCAGCCACGGCACGCCCCTTCGCCCAAGCACGGGTATCCTGAATCATTTCAGCCATAGTCAAAGAGAGTGGAGAGGTAGCCTTAATGGCCTTAAGGATATCGCTCTTGTTTAACTGGTGGCCTTCGTCAAAGGCCAGAAACATGGCTTCCTTGACGGCTTCTTCCAGTTCAGCCCCAGTAAAGCCTTTGCTGACAATCGCCAACTCATCCAATTCGTCTTGCGTAAAATCATCCAGGCGATTTCGGCGTTTCAGGTGAATCGAGATAATGTCTTTGCGATCTTGTTGCACAGGTAGATCCACAAAGAAGATTTCATCGACACGGCCTTTACGCAGCAGCTCGGGTGGTAATTGGGCGATATGGTTAGCGGTCGCTACCACAAACACCGGTTTCTCTTTTTCCTGCATCCAGGTCAGAAAAGTACCTAATACGCGGGATGTCGTACCGCCATCTGTGGCACCAGAACTTTGCATGCCCGACAGGCCTTTTTCGATTTCATCCACCCAGAGAATACTGGGCGCCAGCGCTTCGGCAGTTTGCAGCGCCGAACGGATGTTAGCCTCCGACTGCCCCACAATACCGCCGTAGATTTTGCCCATGTCCAGACGCAACAACGGTAACCGCCAGGCATTGGCCACTGCCTTTGCTGCAAGACTCTTGCCCGTACCCGGCAAACCCAACAGCAACACCCCTCGCGGGGTTTCCAGACCAAATTCACGAGCATGTTCGGTAAACGACTGACGACGGCGGTTCAGCCAGGACTTTAGGTTATCGAGGCCGCCGATATCGTCGAGTGTGGCTTTCGGATGAAAGTATTCAAGATGTCCGCTCTTGCGAATCACCTGCTCTTTTTCTTTAACGATAAAAGGGATTTCAGATTCGGTGAGACGTTTGAACTGGCAAGCGGCTTTTGAGAAAGCCAGTTGGGCTTCGCTGGTTGATAGACCAAGTGCAGACTCGATCAGAGCGGATGACTCTTGATAGTCCCTGTCGCTCAGTTCATACCGCTGCTTGGCCTGTCGCATCAGAGTTTTGAGGTCATCGGTATCCGGTAATGGCATTTCCATCACCTGTACCTCTTTCTCCAATTCTGGAGGCAGTAATGGAGCAGGCTGGGATAACACAACAGTGACGTTATTGATTTCACGGCTGGCAACGGCGATCGCAAATGCACGCAAACGGCTGATCAGGGTGTGCTCATTCAGGAAATGATGGAAGTCTTCCAGAAGCAAGATGAATTCAAATTGGTCTTGTGAAGATTCAATCAGCCACTCCAAGGCTTCCTGAGGCTGTTCACCTTCATCCACTGATTCCCAGGAATTGTCATCGAAATCATATTTCCTCAAGCCCTGCGGCATATTCCATATGTAAAGGTATCTGTTCAGGTCTGTGGCTACTTGAATGCAACAGGCGCGAATCCGCAGGGTTTCGTGACTGATGATTTGAATAACCGGTGCCGCTGTTTCCGTATTAAGCTTGAACAAATCCCTAAATGTCACTGTCTAACCTCCATGTTGAATTGCCAGTAACTATAACTCATGGCAGATGTATATAAATATTAGAAATATCAAGACTCCGCCAACACCCAAGCGGAGCTTCTGGCTCTGACCCGCTGTAAATAACCCGCACAGACTGATCCAGCCGCAATAATCGGCCCTTGTTCTCCAGCACTGGGATACCCTCCAGATGATCGAGAAATGGCGTCAGCATACTGTCGGCCATGCTGTAGTACTCACCGGCCTGCACTTACTCTCGCTCAGCGGCTGTTCAACAATCGCAATAAAGCCACGAGCCGAAAGTTGATAAAGGGGTGTATTCCGAACGATGGCGCACATGCAGCGGTGCGCCGACGCTCGGACTGGCTTCCGTGCCAACGGGCAACGGCAATATGTTGGCATCCTTGCGAAGTTATTACTGGCTCAGGTTATCACGTTGAGAGGGAAACCTTTAATTCCGTCTAACAGACGGTATAGAGCCTGCCGTTGCCAGCCAGTACCGGTCACTCCCACTCGATAGTTGCCGGTGGCTTACCTGAGATATCGTAAACCACACGAGAGATACCGTCGATCTCATTGATGATGCGGTTTGACACTCTGCCTAAGAAATCATATGGCAGGTGCGCCCAATGAGCGGTCATAAAGTCGATGGTTTCAACGGCGCGCAGTGACACCACCCAATCGTATTTACGGCCA comes from the Shewanella seohaensis genome and includes:
- a CDS encoding AAA family ATPase, with the translated sequence MTFRDLFKLNTETAAPVIQIISHETLRIRACCIQVATDLNRYLYIWNMPQGLRKYDFDDNSWESVDEGEQPQEALEWLIESSQDQFEFILLLEDFHHFLNEHTLISRLRAFAIAVASREINNVTVVLSQPAPLLPPELEKEVQVMEMPLPDTDDLKTLMRQAKQRYELSDRDYQESSALIESALGLSTSEAQLAFSKAACQFKRLTESEIPFIVKEKEQVIRKSGHLEYFHPKATLDDIGGLDNLKSWLNRRRQSFTEHAREFGLETPRGVLLLGLPGTGKSLAAKAVANAWRLPLLRLDMGKIYGGIVGQSEANIRSALQTAEALAPSILWVDEIEKGLSGMQSSGATDGGTTSRVLGTFLTWMQEKEKPVFVVATANHIAQLPPELLRKGRVDEIFFVDLPVQQDRKDIISIHLKRRNRLDDFTQDELDELAIVSKGFTGAELEEAVKEAMFLAFDEGHQLNKSDILKAIKATSPLSLTMAEMIQDTRAWAKGRAVAASSVEPEALEPLKSKKLRLKQEGENPFVK